In the genome of Candidatus Krumholzibacteriia bacterium, the window ATCGACACGCGCCCGCGCGCGGGCAGCCCGAACTCCACCACCGTATTCTCCCCGAACGGATTGGGCGCGTTGGCGACCACCTGCAGGTGCGTCAGTGCCGGCGTGTCGCCGACGCCGGTGACGGTCGCGCCGACCATGGCTTCATTCGATGGTGCGCTCTGGTTGCCGTGCACGTCGACGGAGACGGCGCGGTAATACCAGGCCGTCCACTGAATGGCGGTTGCGTCGGTGGTGATCGTGTCCGCTGTGCTGGCCAGGAAGTGCGCGCTGTCGACCGGAAACCCGCTCGTGTCGCCGCGGTAGATCCGGTACTCCTTGAAATCCGGTTCTTTGGGTCCGCCTGCTTTCCAGTCCAGATCGACATTGTCTCCGCCCGTGCGCGCCGCGGAGAGATAGAGGGGCGTCGCGGGCGCCAGATTGTCCACGGAGTATCCGCTGTCGGGCGCGGAAGGGAAGAAGACAAGGGGATCTGACGTGTGCGCCACCACCTGGAAGTAGTGCAGCGCCGGGTCGCCGCCGACTGAGTCCTGCCGCGTGGCCACGACGTCGCTGTAGCCGGGCGAGAACAGCGCGTCCTGCGTGTCGACGAACTCCCACAGGTAGATAACACCATTCGACGCGTCCGCGCGGATGGCGGGTCCGTCGAAGTCGGCGCCGACGTCTGTGAGGGTGACGACGCGCGTCGCGCTGCCATAACGATCGGCGACGACTCGCGCGAACGATTCGTCAGCGGGGTGCCCCGGGGAACTGCGGGATATGGCGTCTGCGAGCGAACCCACGATCGTGTCGAGCGCGCGCCACTCGGAGTAGTGCGTGATCTGTTGATAGGTGAGGTTGTCACGCTGACTCGCCGTCCAACCGAGCGCGACGTTCCCGCCCTGGTCGCCCGGGATGTCCGCCACGGAGACGATGCTCGGCTCCGGACGGCCCCACCAGCCGTAGCGCGGCTCGATACGCTGCGTGTACACGAGGAGGTTGCCGGCACGCCCGTCCACCCAGGACACGAGCGTGCTGCCGTCCCCCGCCGGCACGGCCGACACGCTGGTCCTGAACCCCGGCAGTTCCGTGACGGGAACCCCCGTGCTTGCCCATCGCTCCTGCCCATCGGCATCGACACGCTGCGCATAGAGGTCGTTCCCAGTCACGGGGAAGTCCCGCTTGTCCAGGAAGAACAGAGTAACGCCGCCTTCGCCGTCCGGTGCCGCAGTCTGGAGAGTCTGGTCCCAGGTCGTCAGCGGAGCGCCGATCGTGCTGGGCCAGACAGGCACGCCGAAACCGGTAATGCGCTGCGCGTGAACGTCCGACGAGGGGATGCTGTTCGGAGCCGACCAGCCCGCGATGACACCGTCGGCCCCGTCGCTGACGGCTGTGACGGATGACGCTGAGCCGACGTTGGTCTGTATGAATGGTCCCCACTGTGCAACACCGGCTGCGTCGAGACGTTGCCCGTACAGGTAGATTCCCCCCGCGTTCCTCCACAGGACGAGGGCGCCGGAAAGCCCGTCGGGAACCAGCCCGACGAGAAACTCGTCGCCC includes:
- a CDS encoding T9SS type A sorting domain-containing protein: MRKPVLYSAITLLLVTVASPVARAEWVKDGVLTAASSQNNLDPTIASDGAGGAIVAWADFRTGDEDIYVQRIDADGNRVWQVNGVPVCTAANIQQKPNIVPDGSGGAFIVWSDQRTGVFDIYAQRVRNDGVMLWAFNGIPVCSASGIQGDTWAEFDGFALLVTWIDARSGIGHIYAQRVDANANALWAANGVAVCTAANGQSLPRIISDGAAGAIVAWNDYRSGNSDTYAQSINFFGTPAWTSNGVAVSTFAGDEFLVGLVPDGLSGALVLWRNAGGIYLYGQRLDAAGVAQWGPFIQTNVGSASSVTAVSDGADGVIAGWSAPNSIPSSDVHAQRITGFGVPVWPSTIGAPLTTWDQTLQTAAPDGEGGVTLFFLDKRDFPVTGNDLYAQRVDADGQERWASTGVPVTELPGFRTSVSAVPAGDGSTLVSWVDGRAGNLLVYTQRIEPRYGWWGRPEPSIVSVADIPGDQGGNVALGWTASQRDNLTYQQITHYSEWRALDTIVGSLADAISRSSPGHPADESFARVVADRYGSATRVVTLTDVGADFDGPAIRADASNGVIYLWEFVDTQDALFSPGYSDVVATRQDSVGGDPALHYFQVVAHTSDPLVFFPSAPDSGYSVDNLAPATPLYLSAARTGGDNVDLDWKAGGPKEPDFKEYRIYRGDTSGFPVDSAHFLASTADTITTDATAIQWTAWYYRAVSVDVHGNQSAPSNEAMVGATVTGVGDTPALTHLQVVANAPNPFGENTVVEFGLPARGRVSIAVYDVAGRRVYARDAGELAAGWHRLPFDGLDSQGHRLASGVYFYRVSVNGETATHKMVIHR